The nucleotide window TaaaagcctgcagctgctgtatCAAAAGCTTGCAGTCTTGCAGACTTTTAAGCTGCACCCTGAAGTGAATCCAATGTTTCACTTTTGTTGTTTTAGAACTtgaattaaaaggaaaagcagacagaaaTATTACCAATCTTCTGCCTAAAATCGCTGTTAAAGACACTTTTTGCCGGGGAGAAAAACAATTAATCAGATACAGCAAAGCTTGCATTTGTTTCTGAAGTTCACCTGTTGTTCAGTACAGAGTAAAGGGAGCGATGCCCTTCCCTCACAACATGGTGGGCTGACAAACGTGATGTTCTTCGCATGTGAACAAGGGAAATGTATTTATTCTGCCACACATAAGAGTTATGAAATGTGAGACTGTAactcagctctgccaggggTCTTTAAGGGAGATGAGAATCTGGGTGGCCACTTGGCACCTTCATGTCTCTGGATGACAGGGCTCTGATGCTGGGAGTGATGGCGAGAGAATGAATGCACTCTGCAAGGAGATGAGTGACCAGAGGAAATACGAAGGGGTGTGGACGCTTAGACACTACGGACCTTTCTAGGTTGGGAAATTCCTGTCACGTCTGGGTGTTTTCTTTCGATAATGTTCACATTAAACTTATCTGTGGCACTGGAACACAAACTGTAAAATGCCTCACCCATGCGGAtgacagaggactggaacaggctgcccagagaggctgtggagtctcctctggagagattcagaccCCACCTGGTCACGATCTTGTGCAGCCTGCCCGGGATGAAGCTGCTTTAACAAGACAGTTGGATGtagatgatccccagaagtcccttccaacctccaccgtTCCGGAATCAACCGTTAAGGCCACAGGACCTCCAGGCTGCAGTGAGCGGCTCCTCCCAGCAGGGGGAGCGCTGCAGCCGCCGCCTGCGCCGCCGGAAGCGCGGGCGCGGCCTCCGTTGCCTGGGCGCGCGGGCGCTGGCGTAGGCAGAGGAAGCGGAAGAGGAAGCGGGGGCGGGCCGTGGTGCCCGGCCTGGCGCGCTGGGCTCCGTGCATGCGCAGTGGAGGTGGCCAGGCGCGGCGGCCGTGCTCTGGAGGATGAGGAGGCGGAGGGCAGCGCGCCTGCGCGCCTAGGGGCCGCTGCCTCCGCAGGCTGGGTGCGATCGGatcctcacctcctcctccgCTTCCCTGGCCCCCTCACCCCTGGCTGCCCGTGTTCGGGACGCTAGGTAGAAGAGGAAGCGGCGGTCGGAGGTTTGTCTGTGGTGACTGGGCGGGGAGGGAGGCGGCAGTGGCTCTCCCGAGCTCGCGTCCCGCCGCGCCGTGCGGCGGCTGCCGCCCTCGTCTGGCGCGGCCGTGGGGTCCCGTTTCCCGTCTCCTGGCCGGCGGCGGCCTGCGGGGCCGGAGCAGGGGTGGGCCGGCATCGCGAAGGATCCTTGACTTCGGCGGCGCTCCCGCGGCGGGAAGGCCCGCGGGGAGCTCTGCGGCATCCTATCGCTCCCCGCCAGCCTGGGTGCGGCTCCCGCCTGCCCCTTCCGCGACCTGCTGCCGCTCCCGCCCGGCAGCTGCGGCTCCTGGGCCCGTTGGACACCAGCAGAGAACTGTGGCGGAGGCAGCCCGAGGAAGAAGGCGAGGTGGCTGCTGGCCTGCCTCCACGCCCTTGGCCGGGGCCGGCTCCTGGCGCGGCGGAGCTCGGGAGAGTcgggaggagcagaggagagggaaccGCGGCGGGCTCAGCCCTGCGGCCGGCGGGGCCGCCCCTGACCCCCCGGAGTGTGCCGGTATTCGCGGAGCGGGAAGGTGCCCTTCTTTCTTACGGCTAGTGGGGGTTTTCTGAGGGaagcaggaaggaaataaagcagCGGTGGAAGGAGACGGCTCACCTGGATGTCCggcagaggaaagaaatattgTTTCCTCTCTAGTCCCGTAAGCAGGAGGGGATCGTAAACTCTTGTCTGTAATGGGCAGAGCAGTTTGGCTTCCAACTTTCAGTGCCTCTCTTCAGTGGAGTACGTTGGGATGTTTACGACCTCGGTGCGTTTTTCCTTAGAGGTGCTTGAAGGGACAGACACGATGAAATCTAGAACAGCACAGCGATGACATTGCCCTTTCTTGGGTTTGCCCACTTTTCCTTGTCAGTACATCTAGTTGTGTGAGTGTACGTAGTGTCCGTGCTTACAGCGACTGAGGGCAGGCTACAGGGCTTATATGTGGATTTGAAGAGCCAAATAATTCCTGGTGAGCGTGTAAACTCTAAATGCATGCATAGTGTAGCTTTGAAGCTAGCCATCTGCatacctattttttttctggtatttaCTACTATTTCTGTCCTGACCGGGATAGATACTTGCTGCTTTTGAAATGCATTACAGTTTAGGAATGGATTTGTGTTGTAGCTAACACCTGCATTTTTAGAGGTTTCCTTGCAAAGCCACAGCTTGGCTTTCAGTGTTACACAGGGGACCTGAATGTGGGTGTGCTGTTGAGGGCTGTCCTAGGGCTGTATCTGCCTGAATTGTGTTAAGATGCATTTAAGGAGGTCGTTAAAATACACAATCAACTTAGTTCAGTTTCTTATAGATGCATCAGGAGAAAGAGGTAGTTTTTAGTATTTAGTATGCTTAGGTGTGTAAGTCACATGGCCTCATGCCCTGGGTATATGTGTCACACCTCTTTCCAAatgatttgtgtgtgtggagtAAAAGGGTCCTGTTATACTCAGTGTTGTGTAACTAGCATCTTGCAGGAGCAGGCTCAAGTGGAAGAAAGGATGTTGCTGCttatttactatttttttgGCTGCATTTTGGACAACCAGTTGGGGGGAGTTTTTCAGGcaggctgttttgttttggtcatGTGAGTAGGAAACTAAGGGGAAGTGGTGCAAGTTCTAAAATTTCTCTTCATTAATTTAGTGGCTGTTGCATTTGGAGAATAAATTTTATACGCATGAATAAGATATCCATTATAAAACACTCAGCCTTTCAGAAACTAACTTATGGTTAGTAAAGCTGCATTAATTATTAATCTAGTTTCTTAATGTGGAAATGCTTGAATTTTTAGTTGAGCATCATACCTCCAAGTGAATATTTAAGGGAGTGATGTATACCTGTGAACTGGAATTTAAGTTGTTAAATAAACCAGATTACCTTCATtattcaaagggaaaaaacaaccccTCTTTCCTGTACATACTTGATGTGCATGGCTGGATCTTAGTGCTGACATCCCTGGCCTACTTTCTTTCAAAGACTGATTTTTCCAAAACAGGTCAGGTCTTCCCACAAAACAGAAATGCCCTGGGGGATGGAAACTACCTGTGCTCCCTGTAGAAGGCCAGTTGCCAGGTTAAGCTGTTGGTTTATCTTGTGCTAATTTCATTTCTGAACAGGTATTTCCTTTAGTGTATTGCTTCCTTTAGGAgcagaaaaacaggaaagaagctGGTAATGAAGACTGCATTGTGACCAAACGTGTTGTTAGCGTGGAGCCTGACGTTTCTGGTCTCTAGCTTCTGCATCATTTCAGAAAGCTCACCTGCCTCTGAGTTGTAACTCGCCTCCCAAGTGTAATGTGTATGGAAAATAGTAGTGGTTTCCAAGTGAATAGTAATTTTCAAGATGATAATGTTGTAGGAATAAACTGGTCCTTATTTTTTTGTGAAATTTCATGCTGTTGCCTTATTAGAATCTCCTTGATGTCCTCGGGTTTCTGGCCTGTAGTGCTATCAAAGACACCTTTGATGGCTTTTGAAGAGAGGAAAACTTCCAAGTCTGGAACTGCTTCATCAATTACCTATTTCTTTTTTGCTGCCAAGGATGCAAATTTGATACAGTCCTCAAGAATCTACAGCTTTcaactgctttttcttctttctttcctatcCTTGAGATCTCTTGGCAAGGTGTATTGATTTACATCACTGATTTTAATCGTTTTTAGTACTTGCATTCCCCCTTTTGCTTTTAGTTGATACAATAATTTGGAAAGGGTGATTTGTAACTCGGCATATCCTTAACAGTAACTTAAGTATTGAAGTGCCTGAGCTTGGTGGTTTCACTGCAAGCTGAGAGGATTACTAtctctcctcacaggaatgcTTGTGTAGTTTGGCTTACCCTTGTTGAGTTCTTAATTCTGACATTTTATTATGTTAAATATAGTGAATGACTCACTACTTTAAACGTGTTTTTACTTGTGAGTTGTATGAAGCTGCCCTTGGATGGAAATGGGAATTTGATTAAAAGTGCACAAAAGTTgtatttaaagctttttttaattcagactAGGTTAAATAAACGTAATGGCCAGGGAAATAAGttttggatgatttttttttccccttttttccaaacatAGAGGTTTATTAAATGTGAATTGTAGTTAGTGAAGTTAGAATGAGAAATATTTAGATGGCTGAAGATGTGGATAGGAACCTGCATCCTTTCATAGATCTTTATTTCCTATGTATTTCATTGGAAGTTAGGCATCTTAATGGCATTTTCAGAAGAACTTCTTTTTCTAGTATCAAATTGTCTAAAACTCAACAACAAAAATTTGCATGTCTATGTATCTGTTTTTTCccaatttggaaaaaaaataaaccaaattttATTTCAAGAACATTAGACCTTTCCCCACTAATTCAGTTGGAAATAGTCAGTGTCTCTATTGCATGTTACACATGGAGGTACAGTGTTAACACTTCCATGTGTGTAGTACAGTATCTGTGTTTATCAATCTTTGCCTGACCTCAGAAGATAAACAGACTCAAGGAAGGCAATTAACAGCCTGTCCCATAACTCATTAGCATTTGATGACTAATTTTTGGAAAGGTTTCATTCTGATTTGAAGTCCACGAACAAGTGTTAAAAGCCTCAGCACTGAAATGACTTAAGCTAAAAGCAATTACTTCATAACAAACCCTCTTATTAACCTGCTACTTAATGATTCTCTCCAGCTAGATAGGGAGTTACTTTCCATCACTCTGTAATAACTTTGTTTGCAATTCAGTACTGCTGTGACCTTCCAGCAGCTACCTACCAGTCCTGTTTTAGAAAGCTGACTTCCAAGAAGTTGCCCAGAACGAATGGTCATTCCAGTAGCACGACTGAAGAGGAAAGTCTTACTCACACAACTTGTATTCAAGGATTCTTTTTATTCTATTAGAATTTCAGTTCAGGATATTAAGCTAACTTCAGCCATCGATATTTTCATCCATAAATCAGCAGTGTTCACCACTGTGAGCTCTACAGGAGACTGCAGTGCATCTGTGTAGACATCTCTTCAAGTTGGTGGATTTTCAGTTAGCTGAGGTCTAAGAGCTGCATGCTAACCAAGTGTGGCATGGTGACAGATGCTAGGTTGGGGCTGAAGAGAACTGAGCCTCTTACAGCTCTCATTTGGCAAATATCTGGCCCTGAACAAGCTGATTCTTATTTCAGTGCCTCAGTTTTTCAGCCTCAAAATTGAGGAAAGTATCTGCTTTAAAATTGTCTTGAACtcttcagagagctgtgagAGAGGTAAGTAGTCTACCTCTGATGACTTTCCAGGCAAAAAAATATGTTCCTGCTCCACTTACCCTAATGTTTTGAACAGATCCACTTCTCTTGGGCAAATAAGTGATGGTAATTTTAGACCAGAAATTCAGGGAGTCTTAGAGTATGTATTCCTCTCCTGAGGACTATTTCGTGTGATTCCATTACAAGGGAATGGGATGTGACTGCTGACTTTGTGATACAAATTTTAGTTCTGCAGCAAATAGTTCTCACTGGCAGCAAAACATAGTATGGATGTGGAGAACAGGAATCACGCATGTACCATGTTCCTATCATGTGCCACCTCCTTGGAGCACATCATGAAGATAAGTTGGTTTCAGAGCAGCTGTAAACCAAGGACTCCAGCTTTGTGAATGGACAGTACAGAGGTGGTTGACATCACATTCATGTTCTGCAACAAGACTCCTGTCATCTCCTCAATCTTGCCTGCTACTGGGGGTCATACTCAGATGTTCTAGCTATTGATAGTAACTAATGTCACAGTTTCAACTTGTCTTCTGCTGAACAGGTCTGCTTTTTCAGTTACTGTCAGCCGCATGCTGCCAGGAGCGTCTTTAATCTTACTAGCAGGTGTTTATCAATTTCTCCCTGGCATCTTCAGCTGGTTCTGTTACTGATGCCTAACCCAGTCCATTtcagttttgctcttttcttttaacCTGTTTCTGAAGACTTACATTTAAAATTGCATCAGAATGGGAAGTTGTAGTATCAATGACTTCTTTCGCTAAAACTTAATAGTGCTGGAGCTTAATCCACTGCCTGGTATTGTTCTTTAAACTTTATTCCTAATACAGAACAACAAAGCTGTGGAGAGACCTGGGATACCAGGAGAGCCACGAGCTATTTATTTCTGGGGGCCTAACACACTTAGGAAGTCTGCTTGTCTCTGTAGCCATTTAAAGTTCAGTGCAAAATCTGTCAGTGGATTAGGTTGCATGTTAAGCTGTTATCAGATAACCAGGATACTGGTCAGTGATGCAGACAGGATGCATACTAATTTGGTGGAAAGAAGCTGTGACTTGAAGCAGGTCACTGCTTTAGGTGAGCAGTATCTTTGTGTAACTTTGATATACTGGTGGTTTAGTGACTGGAGTGCTTAAGCCCCTGAAACTTGAAGGTCTGAAGTCAAGTTTTGTGCTAATATCTGTTAACTGCAGCAGGCAGTaatctctccttcctccttctcctccaaatATTAACACCTTTTCTGTTCTTAACTAACTGGCTTCAGTTGAACCAACACTGAACACTGGGTTAGACTATTTTGACTGTGATATTCCTTTTTTGTCtatgtttcttcactgaaagagaatGGTGACACTAAATTAGGAGTAATTAAAGTGGTATTAATTAAACATATCTGTTTCGAGCTGTCTTTGAATTGTATTACAGGTAGGGCTATGTTGAAATAGCAGATCTTTGATAGGGCTGGCAGGTATTTCTTCAGCCTTCATCTTGCACTAAAGCATATATTTCTGTATGGAATTTCAAGGATGTTGTTTCAAGGAAAGCATTTCTGCAGTCACTATTCATCATGAACTATAGTGATAGTGATGTCTTGGACTTTAGACAAAGTTCCCGGTTATTCCTTGATTTTTGGAATATGAAAGAACAGTGCAAGATTAAATCTGGAGGTATTTGATAGATGTGGTACTCTGGTATGCTTTGTGATTTTACTGTCACAACTATCTCATCCTTAATTATGTTTCTACGATTCTGTGTTcacatggaaaataaattcTGACCCCATTTTtaagaggaggagaaacattcaaacaagaaaacaagacTGTGGTAGCCTGTAGTCATTGCTTTATAACCACCCCCAAGTGTTCCAGCATCCCTTTGCTCAGATCATCTCCTTACTTTCCTCCTGTCTATAGCAATTGTGCTCACCTATGGGAATGACTCCAGGGAAAAATGGAATGTGAAATGTTAATAGGTGAAGCCCTTCTGAAGAGAGAAGATGAGTAAGCGTTGGGAATTAGGTGACTAGGCTTTTTTCATCTTTAGCTCTGGCTCTGCTTGTTCTCTGGTAGAATGGTAGAGGTAAAATGAAGGGGTTGCTGACGATGTTGAGTTTAGCTGGAAAATGATGGAACGGTGAAGAAGATGCATTTATATTCTAGCAGCCTGGTACTGATAAGCTTTAAGTAGACAAAACCACAAAGTAGAAAAAGTAGCTGTTTAATATGGAAATGAGAGGAATGTGGCTGTTGTATCAGTGATTGAAGGAAATGCACTCAGTGGGAAAGCTGGGTAATTTTTGGAAGAGGAATATAGTCTTACTGAACCTCTTTTTAACTTTCCAGTCTTAGAATCTGTGTTGATGAAATAAATAATCTTAGTGGATGAGTGTAAGTCTTGATGCGAATGCATGCAGAgtcttctgcttttcagttctctttggctttttgtttgttttttctctctacaGGAGTTTTAGTGCAAGTAATTATTACCCATGTAGAAGTAAGTTTTGCTAGACAGTTATTTTAAGGGGTAATTATGAAAGATTATCTTTTTTTAAGTGCCAATGTGTAAGTTAATcttattttcctgctttcagtCACTCAAGCGCAGCCACTGTTCACGAGATGTTACCACGGCATCTACCTCAGACTTTGCTTTTGCTCATTCGTTGGCTGTGTCATAGCTCTCAACAGGAGCCCTGCAGACACTCTTGAAAGTCTTGAACAGCTTGTGACATCAAGTCAAAGCATGATGACCTAAGACTACGTCCAAGGCTGAAACAGCGATTCAGCAGTCCAAGAtagaactgccttttttttcagtatcacTTCTGAAGGACTCTCTGCTGGTTTGTCCCTGCTTACTTCAGAAACATTCAACTGACCTTTCCCTGGTGAAAAGATCCTGACTTTTCTCTCTGGTCCTGGAACTATTAATGGAATGCAGTCATGTCTACCCAGGACGAGAGGCAGATCAACACGGAGTACGCTGTATCCTTGCTGGAGCAGTTGAAGTTCTTTTATGAACAGCAGTTGCTCACTGACATAGTGTTGATCGTTGAGGGCACTGAATTTCCCTGCCATAAGATGGTCCTTGCCACGTGCAGCTCATATTTCAGGTAAGTATTCAAACTAGGATCTGTTAATTGTAGAAAATCCGTGAGACCTGCTTTTGAGCGCAATATTACTTAATTGCTTGACAAACTGATGTGTTGCAGAGAGTTTTTCAGATCAGTGAAGTAAGTAAAAAACCTAAATACTGTTATTTGCAGTTACTAAAAGAGTAAAATCAAATTTCCATCGCTTACTCTGGATAGGCACTGTAGTTTTTAcagtaagtaaaaaaaaaaacaacacacttATGCTGGTTCATTTTCTTCAGGGAGTTCACCAGGTCTGAATAATTAGTACATTTCTTAATATTCATATTTAATACTTaactgtttgatttttttttttttttaattccccaaGGTGAGGTAAGGAGATTGAGACTTGGCTATGCAAATTCCATTCTCATGCTTATTAGCTGCAGTTCCATTGCCATGTTTATTAGCTGTAGTTTCTTAGCAGAAGTCTCTGTTGGGAGCAGGAATTGCTGTGCAAGTTCATGGCTTCCTCTTCCCAGTCAtcagcaaagaagccaaaaacTCTCCTCTTTCCTGAGAGTCTTGCTGCAGTGcaatgttggtttgtttttctttttgtgtgtgtatgtttttttggtttgggtgttttttcccTCCACTGAGATGCTGTTGCAGTTAATTCAGTAGCTCCTGCTTCCCAGATGGCCTGTTTTTTGTCTTCTCCAAAGTTTTTATTAATAAGATGTAGAGTGCTACTACCTTTTGCAGATACTTTCATGAGGCACCATGATTTTTCTGCAGCAAttagacttttttttatttgttgttgccAACACAGTGTAATTAATGTGCCTGTCTGGAAGGAATTTTGAAGCAGGAACCCAGCCTTAGTGACATCCATGCACATTTTACCCCCCTGATGCATTCTGAAAGGATTCtaacttcttttcctgtttaatCAAGGGAAGGTTTGCACATTCcattctcatgttgagatgggcTTGCTACACAGAATGCTTCTAAAATACTTTCTGTATTTTGTCTGCTTTCTTGCATTGAACTATTTGAGGATTAATTTGTAACTTTCACAGGAGGTTTTgttgctgctgggttttgtgttAACTTTTTTCATCTGGGTTGAAACAAACATTGTGTGATCACTAGGTACAGACACTGCTGGCGGCCTCGTGCAGGTGACATAGTTCCAACAGCCCATAAAGTAACAAGCACTGGAAATGTGGCCAGATTTAATGTGGGTGGCTAATCATAAGGTTGGAAAGCTGTCAGGAGTCCATGCAGTGTGCTGTGCTAGAATATGCAGTCAGATCTCTTATTCATACGtgtttgtttattatttatGGAATGAGGTTTTGGCGCTGGTTGAAAGAAGCATCAGGCTTGTGGTTTTGTcatgttctgtttttcttctctggtttacaaaaaaaaaaaaaactcatctTCCTAAATTTAGCTTTATTATAAAAAATTGATAGCCCTTAGGAGGCTGCGTGGAGAGGGGGATGAATAGGAAGCATCTCTTGGCGTGATCCCTGCCTTTGTGTATGAGTGCAGCCAGCTCACCTTCCATCTTTGTGCTTGAATGCTGAGCtgaggcagcacagctcaggcataGGCTGCTCAGCAGTGTGAGAGCATGCactggagccagactctttgcAACAGCTGCCTCTCCCTGTCTAGGAAGAGGAGTCTGCTGGCACTCATACTGCCTTGCCTTTCTCAAAAAGCTGCATGGCAAGTTGATGCTGACTTGGCCAGTCCGTGATCTCTCCTCAAAGGCAAGTTGGCTTGAGTTAAGGAGCTTAGAGGATAACAGAGGTGGAGCACTGTCTTTATATCAGATGCTTCCTAGAATGGCTTTGCTTAGGGAGACTATCTCCATGTCCCCttcacctctgcagctggaggcaggactgtAGGGTGCACCAACcctctcttcagccttctctcaTCTCTGGTTTCCTGAGTATTCCCAAATAAATATAAAGAGTCTTGAGCTGAATTTTCAATGCAACCTGAAATAGCAAATGCTCTTAAAAATCAATATCCCCATTTTAATAAAGGGGACAAGTACCTGGCTTACAGTTCTAGAATCTTTTTAGTTCTTAGCTGTGCTGCAATTATAAAGCCAGAATGGGCAAGATGTATAAAAACCATTATGgaaactaactttttttttttttaattgcctttctgttttttttttcaagaagatGTAATGGAAATATttgtgcttttgttgttgttcagacCAAGTCTGATTGGTTTTTAAGTCATACAGGCTTGCTTTTCTGCACATTATGATGAATGGTTTATAAGAAATTCTTCAAGGAGTGCTAGTCCTTGCTCCATTTTTCTGAGCtaactttctccttctcccagaGGGTTATGCTTTTTCATATGACTTAGCTCAGTCCATTGCATAAATCTACTGCTTCTGTTTTGGACTCTAAAATCTAGCTATGTATGTTTCAGCAGTTTCCTGGGggatatttcttccttcttatcACCCAACAGAGGAAAAGTATTAAATTTCATCATTACATCTCTGAATTCATTAGAGTTCTCTGCTGATTAACACAAAAGAGTTTGCATAAATGTATTTCTATATAAGGCATTCAGAGTACCTTTTGAATGCTCTGTACAAATGCTTTAGCTTAAATACTAGATGGTAGCCTAAGGCAAATACTAAACACTTGTAAAGAGGCATCTGGAAAGACTGTTCACCTTGTGGAGTGTCATCACCGAAGACGTAGAGGTGACTATTAAAGATCACTGTACTTACTGCTGATCCTTGTCTTGTCTGTTTCTCCTCAGAGCCATGTTCATGAGCGGGCTgagtgaaagcaaacaaacacacgTACACCTGAGGAACGTGGACGCAGCCACCCTGCAGATCATCATCACCTACGCCTACACGGGGAACTTGGCGTTAAGTGACAGCACAGTGGAACAGCTTTATGAAACTGCCTGCTTCTTACAGGTAGGAGTGTTTGATTTCAAGGGTGAAAGAACTGCTTCTAATCTCCACAccgtttttttcccctttatctTGTTAAATAGGTTTCTCTGTTCAGCATTTCCAAAATACTTCTGTTCTGTTCCTCAGTATAGACAGCAGTTATTTGCCAGATGTTTCAGGCACTCATCCCTCCTTGCTTTCCATTCTCTATTGAAGGTGGAAGTCAAAGAGGGCACTTCTAACATTTAGACAACTAGTTCCTCCAGCagacataatcatagaatcattaaagttggaaaagacctttaagatcttcgagtccaaccataacccaactaccatgaccactaaactatactctgaaatgccacatctacagcttcttgaacacctccagggatagtgactccaccacctcactgggtagcctgttccaactcctcaccactctctcagtatttttcctaatgtccaatctaaacctctggTACAACttaaagctgtttcctcttgtgctgttgctagttacttgggagaagacaccaacccaatacaacctcctttcaggcagctgtagagagcaataagatctcccctcagccttctcttctccagactaaacaaccccagctccttcagccactccctGTATGcactccaaacccttcaccagcctcattgctctacTTGATTTCTGTGAAGCAGCTGAGTAAGTCGCTGCTGTACTTGAGCATATATTCCAGGCCCAACCTGTTGATCCATACTAAATGCAGGTATTTTTACCTGCTGCTGGTAGGTGAAGGAGCAGATTGCATGCAGCCATCCTGAAGTGTGTTTCTTCATTGCCTTCCAGGTAGACGACGTGTTACAACGGTGCAGAGAATACTTAATCAAAAAAATCAACGCCGAGAACTGTGTGCGGCTCTTAAGTTTTGCTGACCTCTTCAGCTGTGAAGAGTTAAAGCAGAGTGCTAAAAGAATGGTAGAGCACAAGTTCACAGCTGTGTACCACCAGGAGGCTTTCATGCAACTGTCCCATGACCTACTGATAGATATTTTAAGCAGTGACAACTTAAACGTGGAGAAGGAGGAGACGGTCCGCGAAGCTGCGATGCTGTGGCTGGAGTACAACACGGAGTCGCGATCGCAGTACCTGTCCTCCGTCCTCAGCCAAATCCGCATCGATGCGCTTTCCGAGGTCACACAGAGAGCCTGGTTTCAAGGCTTGCCACCCAACGACAAATCGGTGGTGGTGCAAGGGCTTTACAAATCCATGCCCAAGTTTTTCAAGCCTAGGCTGGGTATGACGAAAGAGGAGATGATGATATTCAtcgaagctgctgctgaaactcCTGGAAGTCTTTATTCTTCTGTCTGTTACAGCCCCCAGGCAGAAAAAGTTTACAAACTCTGCAACCCTCCTGCTGACTTACATAAGGTTGGGACGCTGGTAACTCCTGATAATGACATCTACATAGCAGGTGGGCAGGTTCCTCTGAAAAACACCAAAACTAATCACAGTAAAAGCAGCAAACTCCAGGCTGCCTTCAGAACTGTGAACTGCTTTTACTGGTTCGATGCCCAGCAGAACATGTGGTTTCCAAAGACGCCGATGCTGTTCGTTCGTATAAAGCCATCCCTGGTCTGCTGTGAAGGCTACATCTATGCAATCGGAGGAGACAGCGTTGGGGGAGAGCTCAACAGGAGAACTGTGGAGAGATATGACACCGAGAAGGACGAGTGGACCATGGTCAGCCCCTTGCCTTGCGCCTGGCAGTGGAGCACGGCGGTGGCTGTTCACAACTGCATCTATGTCATGGCACACAACCTGATGTACTGCTATTTCCCCAGGTCGGACGCCTGGGTGGAGATGGCTATGCGACAGACAAGTCGATGTTTTGCTTCGGCCGCCGCTTTCGGTGATAAAATCTTCTACATCGGAGGACTGCACATCGCCAGCAACTCTGGGATAAGGCTGCCCAGCAGTACTGTAGACGGGTCTTCCGTAACTGTGGAAATCTATGACGTCAA belongs to Indicator indicator isolate 239-I01 chromosome 11, UM_Iind_1.1, whole genome shotgun sequence and includes:
- the KBTBD2 gene encoding kelch repeat and BTB domain-containing protein 2 — encoded protein: MSTQDERQINTEYAVSLLEQLKFFYEQQLLTDIVLIVEGTEFPCHKMVLATCSSYFRAMFMSGLSESKQTHVHLRNVDAATLQIIITYAYTGNLALSDSTVEQLYETACFLQVDDVLQRCREYLIKKINAENCVRLLSFADLFSCEELKQSAKRMVEHKFTAVYHQEAFMQLSHDLLIDILSSDNLNVEKEETVREAAMLWLEYNTESRSQYLSSVLSQIRIDALSEVTQRAWFQGLPPNDKSVVVQGLYKSMPKFFKPRLGMTKEEMMIFIEAAAETPGSLYSSVCYSPQAEKVYKLCNPPADLHKVGTLVTPDNDIYIAGGQVPLKNTKTNHSKSSKLQAAFRTVNCFYWFDAQQNMWFPKTPMLFVRIKPSLVCCEGYIYAIGGDSVGGELNRRTVERYDTEKDEWTMVSPLPCAWQWSTAVAVHNCIYVMAHNLMYCYFPRSDAWVEMAMRQTSRCFASAAAFGDKIFYIGGLHIASNSGIRLPSSTVDGSSVTVEIYDVNKNEWRMAANIPAKRYSDPCVRAVVISNALCVFIRETHMNERAKYATYQYDLELDRWFLRQHISERVLWDLGKDFRCTVGKLYPSCLEESPWKPPTYLFSPDGADEFELDGEMVTLPPV